A region from the Beduinella massiliensis genome encodes:
- a CDS encoding carboxyl transferase domain-containing protein encodes MWDKSIIEELRRRKTQALEGGGEARIQRQHAGGKLTARERMDILFDPGTFMEIEVYREARPDKAGTGIAIYPGDGVVVGYGQINGRLAYASSEDFTVNGGTLGETHSKKICHVQDMALAARAPFISINDSGGARIEEGINSLAGYSGIFMRNTQASGVIPQIAVIMGPCAGGACYSPAICDFVFMTRQTSKMFITGPVVVKASTFEDITAEELGGAQIHASISGVSHFVYEDDRSCLEGVRRLLSYLPQNNEEQPPIHWSESVDTCDKIEEIVPTNMRRAYDVHQVIETFVDKGSFFEVQKNFGVTAVIGFSRIEGETIGIVANQPSCNAGVLDIDSSDKIARFIRFCDCFNIPLVSLVDVPGYMPGRQQEHGGIIRHGAKILFAYSEATVPKVGLIMRKAFGGAYIAMNSKYMGADYVFAWPIAQIAVMGPEGAVDILYRKQIKEAEDPKAVRAALIEEYEKRYLNPYIAAENGYIDDIIEPKDTRKAIVNALDSLRSKNAMIIKKKHGNIPL; translated from the coding sequence ATGTGGGATAAGAGCATTATTGAGGAATTGAGGCGGCGAAAGACTCAGGCGCTGGAAGGTGGAGGAGAAGCCCGAATCCAAAGACAGCATGCAGGCGGCAAGCTGACGGCGCGGGAGAGGATGGATATCTTATTTGATCCCGGCACCTTTATGGAAATTGAGGTTTATCGCGAAGCGCGTCCGGATAAAGCGGGAACTGGAATTGCAATCTATCCCGGCGACGGCGTTGTCGTGGGCTACGGTCAGATTAATGGTCGTCTTGCTTATGCGAGTTCTGAGGATTTTACAGTCAACGGTGGAACGCTTGGGGAGACGCATTCCAAGAAGATTTGCCATGTTCAGGATATGGCGCTTGCAGCAAGGGCCCCGTTCATTTCCATTAATGACAGCGGTGGAGCGCGCATTGAAGAGGGAATTAATTCTCTGGCAGGATACAGCGGCATTTTTATGCGCAATACGCAAGCCTCGGGTGTGATTCCACAAATCGCGGTTATTATGGGTCCATGCGCAGGTGGAGCATGTTATTCTCCTGCAATTTGTGATTTTGTTTTCATGACGAGACAGACCAGCAAAATGTTTATTACTGGTCCAGTTGTGGTGAAGGCGTCTACATTTGAAGATATTACGGCGGAAGAACTGGGTGGCGCACAAATCCATGCCAGCATTTCTGGCGTAAGCCATTTTGTGTACGAAGACGACCGGTCTTGTTTGGAAGGCGTTCGCAGGCTGTTGTCTTATCTTCCTCAGAACAATGAGGAACAGCCGCCGATTCACTGGAGTGAATCGGTTGATACATGTGACAAGATTGAAGAGATTGTACCGACCAACATGAGACGGGCGTATGATGTACATCAGGTCATTGAAACATTTGTGGATAAAGGATCGTTCTTTGAAGTACAAAAAAACTTTGGTGTGACAGCTGTCATCGGTTTTTCGAGGATTGAAGGGGAAACGATAGGCATTGTGGCGAATCAGCCATCCTGCAATGCAGGTGTGTTGGATATTGATTCCAGTGATAAGATTGCCAGGTTTATTCGTTTTTGTGACTGCTTTAATATTCCGCTTGTATCGCTGGTCGATGTGCCAGGCTATATGCCAGGAAGACAACAGGAGCATGGCGGAATTATTCGACATGGCGCAAAGATTCTCTTTGCGTATTCTGAGGCAACTGTACCTAAGGTTGGGCTTATTATGCGAAAAGCATTTGGCGGTGCCTATATTGCGATGAATAGCAAGTATATGGGTGCGGATTATGTATTTGCTTGGCCGATTGCACAGATTGCTGTCATGGGACCAGAGGGCGCGGTGGATATTCTTTATAGAAAGCAAATCAAGGAAGCTGAGGATCCGAAGGCTGTCCGTGCTGCATTGATTGAAGAATACGAAAAACGCTATTTGAATCCATATATTGCAGCTGAAAATGGCTATATTGACGATATCATCGAACCGAAGGATACCAGAAAAGCGATTGTCAATGCGTTGGATTCACTGCGTTCTAAGAACGCGATGATTATTAAGAAAAAACATGGGAATATTCCACTCTAA
- a CDS encoding DDE-type integrase/transposase/recombinase, whose product MSKSITQDMAYRQSLMKYAEKYGVSRASRKYNKSRSYIYFWKARWDGSMASLACQSRRPHSHPNQHTEAELKLIRDMRRRDPKLGMVELWHRLRRRGYTRRPESLFRMMRKLGLFPQVEKKPAYRPKPYEQMTYPGQRVQVDVKVVPRRCISDPELRLFQYSAMDEFTRLRFLAAYPEQSTYSSADFLKRLFKWYARRSIRVECVQTDNGFEFTNRFSNSKRNQVTLFEKTAADLGIRHKLIKLYTPRHNGKVERSHREDQKLFYNTHSFFSLDDFGGQLAAHQARTNNRPMRPLLWVSPREFLLAFTVQDV is encoded by the coding sequence ATGAGCAAGAGTATAACACAGGACATGGCATATCGGCAATCCCTGATGAAGTATGCGGAGAAATACGGCGTGAGCCGGGCCAGCCGGAAATACAACAAGAGCCGGTCGTATATCTACTTCTGGAAAGCTCGCTGGGATGGGAGCATGGCCTCCCTAGCCTGCCAGTCCCGGCGTCCCCACAGTCATCCCAACCAGCATACCGAAGCGGAGCTGAAGCTGATCCGGGATATGCGCCGCAGAGATCCCAAACTAGGCATGGTGGAACTGTGGCACCGCTTACGCCGACGAGGATATACCCGCCGCCCGGAGAGCCTCTTCCGTATGATGCGGAAACTGGGGTTATTCCCACAAGTAGAGAAGAAGCCGGCTTATAGGCCCAAGCCTTATGAGCAGATGACCTATCCTGGACAGCGCGTTCAGGTGGATGTGAAGGTGGTGCCTCGCCGCTGTATCTCGGACCCGGAGCTGCGCCTGTTTCAGTACTCCGCCATGGATGAGTTTACCCGACTGCGCTTCCTGGCTGCTTACCCTGAGCAGTCTACTTATTCTTCCGCTGATTTTCTCAAAAGGCTGTTCAAGTGGTATGCCCGCCGGAGTATCCGGGTAGAGTGTGTCCAGACCGACAACGGCTTTGAATTCACCAACCGCTTTTCCAACAGCAAACGCAATCAGGTAACTCTGTTTGAGAAAACGGCTGCTGATTTGGGAATCCGGCATAAGCTCATAAAACTATACACACCTCGCCACAACGGTAAGGTTGAACGCAGTCACAGAGAAGACCAAAAGCTATTCTACAATACCCACTCTTTCTTCTCGCTCGATGACTTTGGTGGGCAGCTAGCTGCCCACCAAGCTCGCACCAACAACAGACCGATGCGCCCTCTCCTTTGGGTTTCGCCTAGAGAGTTCCTTCTTGCTTTCACTGTCCAAGATGTTTGA
- a CDS encoding PucR family transcriptional regulator → MVPEKRFLNQVQQVLARLMQPIWLLDVEGNVLLPEEQQVQLNLPEFMEPGLPVAFDGKTFLTIGITPELVLCADAQGAATHDCILLAGAMIQSMGRGEAPIASRYDVYRRVLREELTGSELEALAHEHQIDMERDRSVLVFQLLQTENDTAFTQLEELVPRANGDLLIEMDRHTVVLLKSMEQVEAFDELFQLAEAIDQMLMDELGHSCIVGIGEPKHHLSELGESYRESRRAIEVGRTFCADQHIFVYRNLVLERFLMDIPRELGQRYHSILFNRRTARLFNEEMLHTIEMFFAKDLNLSDTARQLYIHRNTLVYRLDKVQRQTGLDLRKFDDAVTFKMMLLLGKSGKDKPRPVY, encoded by the coding sequence ATGGTTCCTGAAAAACGCTTTTTGAATCAGGTTCAGCAAGTTCTGGCCCGGCTGATGCAGCCGATCTGGCTTTTGGACGTAGAAGGAAATGTGCTTTTACCCGAAGAACAGCAGGTTCAGCTGAACCTGCCCGAGTTCATGGAACCCGGGTTGCCCGTCGCCTTCGACGGAAAGACGTTCCTCACCATCGGCATTACGCCGGAACTGGTGCTTTGTGCGGATGCGCAGGGTGCCGCCACGCACGACTGCATCCTGTTGGCAGGTGCGATGATCCAGTCCATGGGACGCGGCGAAGCGCCGATCGCCAGCCGTTACGATGTCTATCGCCGCGTGCTGCGCGAGGAGCTGACCGGCTCCGAGCTGGAAGCGCTCGCGCATGAGCACCAGATCGACATGGAACGCGACCGCAGCGTGCTGGTCTTCCAGCTTTTGCAGACGGAAAACGACACCGCTTTTACTCAGCTTGAGGAACTCGTGCCGCGCGCCAACGGCGACCTGCTCATCGAGATGGATCGCCATACGGTCGTGCTGCTCAAGAGCATGGAACAGGTGGAAGCGTTCGACGAGCTGTTCCAGCTGGCAGAAGCTATCGATCAGATGCTGATGGACGAGCTGGGGCATAGCTGCATCGTGGGCATCGGCGAGCCCAAGCATCACCTTTCGGAGCTGGGCGAGTCCTACCGCGAGTCGCGCCGCGCGATCGAGGTCGGTCGTACCTTCTGTGCGGATCAGCACATCTTTGTGTACCGCAACCTCGTGCTGGAGCGCTTCCTGATGGATATCCCGCGCGAACTGGGACAGCGCTATCACAGCATCCTCTTCAACCGCCGCACCGCGCGGTTGTTCAACGAGGAAATGCTGCATACTATCGAGATGTTCTTTGCCAAGGATTTGAACCTATCCGACACGGCCCGCCAGCTTTACATCCATCGTAATACGCTGGTGTACCGCCTGGACAAGGTGCAGCGTCAGACGGGCCTCGACCTGCGCAAGTTCGACGATGCGGTCACCTTCAAGATGATGCTGCTGCTCGGCAAGAGCGGCAAGGACAAGCCGCGTCCCGTGTACTGA
- a CDS encoding transketolase C-terminal domain-containing protein has protein sequence MIEYNSKNIRMWSRLGPSGAFGVAAEELAKTNLNVLMLTSDLCYFSGLERYQHEHAEQFYNFGIAEQNMVGAAGGLAKEGFIPFANSYASFCSTRCADQVRVNMSYMRLPIKLVGLTSGFGAGILGTTHMSIEDLAFMRALPGITILSPADCMEIIKCVLAAANTKDPTYIRMTGPMNMPIVYKEDYEFCIGKAVKLKEGKDIGIIATGSMVANTLKAAEMLGEEGISCSVINMHTIKPMDKEAVCAAARAHELLVTIEEHSIYGGLGSAVAEQVAAVGKGIPVLRLGVCDAFPKAGGYAYQLDQSGLSVSKIVQQIKCAWDGRN, from the coding sequence ATGATTGAGTACAATTCAAAGAATATTCGCATGTGGTCGCGGCTGGGACCCAGTGGGGCCTTTGGTGTGGCTGCTGAAGAACTGGCGAAAACGAATCTTAATGTGCTGATGCTCACCTCTGATCTTTGCTATTTTTCGGGCTTGGAACGCTATCAGCACGAGCACGCGGAACAGTTCTATAATTTCGGAATTGCGGAACAGAACATGGTTGGTGCGGCAGGAGGCTTGGCTAAGGAAGGTTTTATTCCCTTTGCCAATTCCTATGCAAGCTTTTGCAGCACGCGCTGTGCAGATCAGGTTCGTGTGAACATGTCATATATGAGGCTGCCTATCAAGCTGGTAGGATTGACGTCCGGATTTGGCGCAGGCATATTGGGAACGACACATATGAGCATTGAAGATCTGGCGTTTATGCGCGCGCTGCCAGGCATCACGATCCTTTCTCCGGCGGACTGTATGGAGATTATAAAATGTGTTTTGGCGGCAGCCAACACAAAGGATCCCACATATATTCGAATGACCGGCCCTATGAATATGCCGATTGTCTATAAAGAGGATTATGAATTCTGTATCGGTAAAGCTGTGAAGCTTAAAGAAGGAAAAGACATTGGCATTATTGCAACGGGAAGCATGGTTGCTAATACGCTAAAAGCAGCGGAGATGCTGGGCGAGGAAGGCATTTCCTGTTCGGTGATCAACATGCATACGATTAAGCCTATGGACAAAGAGGCGGTTTGTGCAGCTGCCAGGGCACATGAATTGCTGGTTACCATCGAAGAACACAGCATTTATGGCGGTCTGGGCAGTGCGGTGGCTGAGCAGGTAGCCGCTGTTGGCAAGGGGATCCCGGTTCTGCGCTTAGGCGTTTGCGATGCGTTCCCCAAAGCGGGAGGATATGCTTATCAGCTTGACCAGTCGGGATTAAGCGTTTCAAAGATTGTGCAGCAGATCAAATGTGCATGGGATGGGAGAAACTGA
- a CDS encoding epoxyqueuosine reductase QueH, translating into MNGRRPLLLLHACCAPCSSYVLEYLSPYFDIRLLYYNPNIAPAEEYGRRLGEVRRLVREMGLTNTVQVVEGAYEPERFREIARGLEAEPEGGARCERCFRLRLTEAALAARDLHADYFTTTLSISPHKNAALLNAIGLKLEQTYGVRYLCSDFKKRDGFKRSIALSEQYGLYRQNYCGCAYSKLAAQAETDTSKG; encoded by the coding sequence TTGAACGGAAGGCGTCCCCTTTTGTTGCTGCACGCCTGCTGCGCGCCGTGCAGCAGTTATGTGCTGGAATACCTGTCACCTTACTTTGACATCAGGCTCCTATACTATAATCCCAATATCGCCCCGGCGGAGGAATACGGGCGCCGGTTAGGCGAAGTGCGCCGGCTCGTTCGGGAGATGGGTTTGACGAATACGGTTCAGGTCGTGGAAGGAGCGTATGAGCCGGAGCGATTCCGGGAAATCGCCCGTGGGTTGGAGGCTGAGCCGGAGGGCGGAGCGCGCTGCGAACGCTGTTTTCGGCTTCGGCTCACGGAAGCGGCGCTGGCCGCGAGGGATTTGCACGCGGATTACTTCACCACGACGCTGAGCATCAGTCCGCACAAGAATGCGGCGCTGCTCAATGCGATCGGATTGAAACTGGAGCAGACGTATGGGGTACGTTACCTTTGCTCAGATTTTAAAAAGCGGGACGGATTTAAGCGCTCGATCGCGCTCTCGGAGCAGTACGGCCTTTACCGTCAAAATTACTGCGGCTGCGCCTATTCCAAGCTGGCGGCACAGGCGGAAACCGACACGTCCAAGGGGTGA
- a CDS encoding sn-glycerol-3-phosphate ABC transporter ATP-binding protein UgpC, producing MASVSLKHIYKIYSGNVTAVSDFCLDIEDKEFIVLVGPSGCGKSTTLRMVAGLEEISDGELYIGEKLVNDVAPKDRDIAMVFQNYALYPHMTVYDNMAFGLKLRKKPKAEIDKLVHEAAKILDIEHLLNRKPKALSGGQRQRVALGRAIVRDPKVFLFDEPLSNLDAKLRVAMRTEITKLHQRLQTTFIYVTHDQTEAMTMASRIVVMKDGFIQQVDTPQNLYDYPCNLFVASFIGSPQMNFFTVKLEKQADGVWAKFGDNKIKVPVSKISKFVDESYIGKEVYMGIRPENIHDEEVFIANSETSVIDAKVEVVELMGSETYLYLKTSGKDENIIARVDPRSTARTGDTIKIAFDANRLHFFDKDTEATIVSR from the coding sequence ATGGCAAGCGTATCTTTGAAGCACATCTACAAGATCTATTCCGGCAATGTGACGGCAGTGAGCGACTTCTGCCTGGACATTGAGGACAAGGAGTTCATCGTGCTGGTCGGCCCCTCCGGCTGCGGTAAGTCCACGACCCTGCGCATGGTCGCAGGTCTGGAAGAAATCTCCGACGGCGAGCTGTACATCGGTGAGAAGCTTGTAAACGACGTGGCTCCGAAGGATCGCGACATCGCGATGGTTTTCCAGAACTACGCTCTTTACCCGCACATGACGGTGTACGACAACATGGCGTTCGGCCTGAAGCTGCGCAAGAAGCCCAAGGCGGAAATCGACAAGCTCGTGCACGAAGCGGCCAAGATTCTGGACATCGAGCACCTGCTCAACCGTAAGCCGAAGGCTCTTTCCGGCGGTCAGCGTCAGCGCGTCGCCCTGGGCCGCGCCATCGTCCGTGACCCGAAGGTCTTCCTCTTTGACGAGCCGCTGTCCAACTTGGACGCCAAGCTGCGCGTCGCGATGCGTACCGAAATTACCAAGCTGCATCAGCGTCTGCAGACCACGTTCATCTATGTCACGCATGACCAGACCGAGGCCATGACCATGGCGTCGCGCATCGTCGTCATGAAGGACGGCTTTATCCAGCAGGTCGATACGCCGCAGAACCTGTACGACTATCCCTGCAACCTGTTCGTCGCGTCCTTCATCGGCAGCCCGCAGATGAACTTCTTCACCGTGAAGCTGGAGAAGCAGGCGGACGGCGTCTGGGCGAAGTTTGGCGACAACAAGATCAAGGTGCCGGTCAGCAAGATTTCCAAGTTCGTCGACGAGAGCTACATCGGCAAGGAAGTTTACATGGGCATCCGTCCTGAAAACATCCATGATGAGGAAGTTTTCATCGCCAACTCCGAGACCAGCGTCATCGATGCGAAGGTCGAGGTTGTCGAACTGATGGGTTCTGAAACCTACCTGTACCTGAAGACCTCCGGCAAGGACGAAAACATCATCGCCCGCGTCGATCCGCGCTCCACGGCCCGCACCGGCGATACCATCAAGATCGCCTTTGATGCGAACCGCCTGCACTTCTTCGACAAGGATACGGAAGCGACCATCGTTTCCCGGTAA
- a CDS encoding 1-deoxy-D-xylulose-5-phosphate synthase N-terminal domain-containing protein — MADQQLVQRCKALAKQIRKDIIEMTYSTGNVGAHIGGSLSLAEILAALYGGIVRYEANNPLMEERDRVILSKGHGALALYPALAGVGIIQREKLDAFKQDGSDLSAHPSLTGMPGIEYASGSLGQGLSLGVGACLALRRKQNEDSRVFVILGDGECDEGSVWESAASAAHFGLNQLVAIVDENHIQYDGWTKDVMDMGAMESKWKSFGWETCVTDGHDVEALLDAFGSKREKPLVVLAQTVKGKGVSFIENNKQYHNNRLSQLQYEQALTEVEKEND; from the coding sequence ATGGCAGATCAGCAGCTTGTTCAGCGCTGTAAAGCGCTTGCGAAGCAGATTCGTAAGGATATCATCGAGATGACGTATTCTACAGGAAATGTAGGCGCACATATAGGCGGAAGCCTTTCCCTTGCAGAGATTCTTGCAGCGCTCTATGGCGGCATTGTGCGGTATGAGGCAAACAATCCGCTGATGGAGGAGCGCGATCGTGTTATTCTGAGCAAGGGACATGGTGCGCTGGCATTGTACCCGGCGCTAGCAGGTGTTGGGATTATTCAACGGGAAAAACTGGATGCGTTCAAACAGGATGGAAGCGACTTGTCTGCTCATCCATCTTTGACAGGAATGCCGGGTATTGAATATGCAAGCGGCAGTCTGGGGCAGGGGCTTTCCTTAGGCGTTGGCGCCTGTTTGGCTCTTAGGCGCAAACAGAATGAGGATTCACGCGTATTTGTCATCTTGGGAGATGGCGAATGCGACGAAGGATCGGTGTGGGAATCGGCTGCCAGCGCGGCACATTTTGGCTTGAATCAGCTCGTGGCAATTGTAGATGAGAATCATATCCAGTATGATGGTTGGACGAAGGACGTCATGGATATGGGTGCAATGGAGAGCAAATGGAAAAGCTTTGGCTGGGAAACATGCGTGACAGACGGACATGACGTTGAAGCGCTCTTGGATGCGTTTGGCAGCAAGAGGGAAAAGCCGCTTGTTGTGTTGGCGCAGACAGTGAAGGGCAAAGGCGTTTCTTTTATAGAGAATAATAAGCAATATCATAACAACAGGCTTTCCCAATTACAGTACGAACAGGCGCTGACCGAAGTGGAGAAAGAGAATGATTGA
- a CDS encoding ABC transporter permease — protein sequence MRGRDILGLSLKSIFQTPVRSVLTVLGLSIGIGAIVAITAIGDAGQREVETELGRIGVGRAWVHASVQEGVSLRRQDAGLIERGIEDVLVSASAARTAYATRADETAVVNLTGCDAQMGDIEKVKMQSGRFLLSRDIENTRPVAVIDAAAQASLFGNGNAVGQTIDLSGRRFSVVGVIAPATTERVIATGTGKVYIPITVYETLFGGGVDELVLCVDASRDVGAVAKSAEKILLRRYGEGYEAITLEEEMAAARRILQIFLLVMSCVALICMLVGGIGVMNIMLVCVRERKREIGLMKALGATGRTILMQFLLEAVSYAMLGGMLGMAAGSALIVGASRLIGISIEASLRTLGAAVGFSGTIGLFFGVYPAVRASRMMPVDALRSDQT from the coding sequence ATGCGCGGTCGGGACATATTGGGGCTTTCGCTCAAGAGCATCTTTCAGACGCCGGTGCGCTCTGTCTTGACGGTGCTGGGACTTTCCATCGGCATCGGGGCGATTGTGGCGATAACGGCGATCGGCGACGCGGGGCAGCGCGAGGTGGAGACGGAGCTTGGGCGCATCGGCGTAGGCCGCGCATGGGTTCACGCGAGCGTTCAAGAGGGCGTTTCGCTCAGACGTCAGGATGCAGGACTGATCGAGCGGGGGATAGAGGACGTGCTCGTGAGCGCCAGCGCCGCCAGGACGGCCTACGCCACCCGCGCGGATGAGACGGCCGTCGTTAATCTGACGGGATGCGATGCACAGATGGGAGACATCGAAAAGGTAAAGATGCAGAGCGGACGCTTCCTGCTTTCAAGGGACATCGAGAATACGCGGCCCGTCGCGGTCATCGACGCAGCGGCGCAGGCATCGCTGTTTGGAAACGGAAACGCGGTGGGGCAGACGATCGACCTATCCGGCAGGCGATTTTCCGTGGTGGGCGTCATCGCACCGGCGACCACGGAGCGCGTGATCGCCACGGGCACAGGAAAGGTGTACATCCCGATCACCGTGTACGAGACGCTGTTTGGCGGCGGCGTGGATGAGCTGGTGCTTTGCGTAGACGCCTCGCGCGACGTCGGAGCGGTCGCAAAAAGCGCGGAAAAGATCCTGCTGAGGCGATATGGGGAAGGATATGAGGCGATCACCCTGGAGGAGGAGATGGCTGCGGCGCGGCGCATCCTGCAGATTTTCCTGCTCGTGATGTCCTGCGTGGCGCTCATCTGCATGCTGGTGGGCGGCATTGGGGTGATGAACATCATGCTCGTGTGCGTCCGAGAGCGAAAACGCGAAATCGGGCTGATGAAAGCGCTGGGGGCGACGGGGCGGACGATCCTGATGCAGTTTCTGCTGGAGGCGGTGTCCTACGCGATGCTTGGCGGCATGCTTGGCATGGCGGCGGGCAGCGCGCTGATCGTGGGAGCCTCTCGTCTGATCGGCATATCGATCGAGGCGTCCCTCAGGACGCTTGGGGCGGCGGTAGGCTTCTCCGGCACGATCGGCCTCTTTTTCGGTGTCTATCCTGCAGTGCGGGCTTCCCGCATGATGCCGGTGGACGCGCTTAGAAGCGATCAGACGTAA
- a CDS encoding efflux RND transporter periplasmic adaptor subunit — protein MHKEWLTRGVLALTACAVLGMLFWPREQAVRVKTATIERRTIEDCVMGSGVIGRRDTSMIASQTGGRVAQVYVGAGEWVKEGQALLRLDTSLLETSLMQAVRRVESASVETFGNSTADSLVNAQQATMQDEVETLCAQVAAQTLRAQQDGQVLYTHVKSGEVLLAGSPALTLAGAEQSVSMQVGERDAARLETGLPARLLRDEKVIGTGRVTSVGLPMARTDGISLADVEITPDEELELPVGSRVDVQIVRASRNAALVLPVEAFSDDEQSVWQVYGERVWPLKLKTGLQDDFGIEVLSAPVTLTVAVDAPDALEAGTRVKAVEP, from the coding sequence ATGCATAAGGAATGGTTGACGCGCGGGGTGCTCGCCCTGACGGCGTGCGCGGTGCTGGGGATGCTCTTTTGGCCACGAGAGCAGGCGGTACGGGTGAAGACGGCGACCATCGAGCGGCGGACGATCGAGGATTGCGTCATGGGCAGCGGCGTTATCGGGCGAAGGGATACGAGCATGATCGCAAGCCAGACGGGCGGCCGTGTGGCGCAGGTGTATGTCGGCGCCGGCGAATGGGTCAAGGAAGGGCAGGCGCTCCTGCGACTGGATACGTCCCTGCTGGAAACCTCGCTGATGCAGGCGGTTCGCCGGGTGGAGAGCGCGAGCGTGGAGACGTTCGGAAACAGCACGGCCGATTCGCTGGTCAACGCGCAGCAGGCGACGATGCAGGACGAGGTGGAAACGCTCTGCGCGCAGGTGGCCGCGCAGACGCTGCGCGCGCAACAGGACGGGCAGGTGCTCTACACGCACGTGAAGAGCGGGGAGGTACTGCTCGCGGGCAGTCCGGCGCTCACGCTCGCGGGGGCGGAGCAGAGCGTCTCGATGCAGGTGGGCGAGCGAGACGCGGCGCGTCTTGAAACGGGGCTGCCCGCTCGGCTATTGCGCGACGAAAAGGTGATTGGCACGGGGCGCGTCACCTCTGTGGGCCTTCCGATGGCCCGCACGGACGGCATCAGCTTGGCAGACGTAGAGATCACGCCGGACGAGGAGCTGGAGCTGCCAGTCGGTTCTCGAGTAGACGTGCAGATCGTTCGCGCCTCCAGAAATGCGGCGCTCGTGCTGCCGGTTGAGGCGTTTTCCGATGACGAACAGAGCGTATGGCAGGTTTATGGCGAACGCGTATGGCCGCTGAAGCTGAAGACGGGACTTCAGGACGACTTCGGCATCGAGGTGCTCAGTGCGCCGGTGACGCTTACCGTCGCGGTGGATGCCCCCGATGCGCTTGAGGCGGGCACGCGTGTAAAGGCGGTGGAGCCGTAA
- a CDS encoding MATE family efflux transporter, producing MNHAKKDTKRTLNLGEGSIGKLMLRLALPAIMAQVINVLYNLVDRIYIGNIPGVGSAALTGVGVTFPVIMIISAFSAFVGFGGAPLASIKLGEGDREGAESILGTGVVMLLVLSALLMAFFFAFMRPLLIAFAASEQTIGYAQDYLTIYLYGTLFVQLALGLNPFISAQGYAATAMLSVMIGAVLNIVLDPLLIFGLGMGVKGAALATVISQAASCLWVTMFLASAKSQIRIRPTKLRPDLRRVAAIASLGVSPFIMQSTESLVQITLNRGMLQYGGDLYVGTMTIIISVCQLFSTPVSGYTNGMQPLMSFNYGACKMDRVRRTFKLLLVSTLCITHAATLLTICFPRAFIRMFTSDPQLIELTVRGMRIYMLGIGIFGIQNACQAAFLSLGQARVSLFLAVLRKIILLIPLAMILPRFMGVTGVYTAEPIADTLSAITAGALFYINFPRILNRRMEQKNM from the coding sequence ATGAACCATGCGAAGAAAGACACGAAACGCACACTCAACCTGGGAGAAGGCAGCATCGGAAAGCTCATGCTGCGTCTGGCGCTTCCGGCGATCATGGCGCAGGTCATCAACGTTCTTTACAACCTGGTCGATCGTATCTACATTGGAAACATTCCGGGCGTCGGCAGCGCGGCGCTGACGGGTGTGGGCGTGACCTTTCCGGTCATCATGATCATCTCTGCGTTCAGCGCTTTTGTGGGCTTCGGCGGCGCGCCGCTGGCCTCCATCAAACTGGGCGAAGGCGACCGTGAGGGCGCTGAAAGCATTCTGGGGACGGGCGTGGTGATGCTGCTCGTGCTCTCCGCCTTGCTCATGGCCTTTTTCTTCGCCTTCATGCGCCCGCTTCTGATCGCGTTTGCCGCCAGCGAGCAAACCATCGGCTACGCACAGGATTACCTTACGATCTATCTGTACGGCACGCTGTTCGTGCAACTGGCGCTCGGTCTCAATCCCTTTATCAGCGCGCAGGGGTATGCCGCGACGGCCATGCTTTCGGTCATGATCGGCGCGGTGCTCAATATCGTGCTGGACCCGTTGCTCATCTTCGGACTCGGCATGGGCGTAAAGGGCGCGGCGCTGGCGACGGTGATCTCCCAAGCTGCCTCCTGCCTATGGGTGACGATGTTTCTCGCAAGCGCGAAGAGCCAGATTCGCATTCGTCCCACAAAGCTTCGACCTGATTTGCGGCGCGTCGCGGCCATCGCCTCGCTGGGCGTTTCGCCTTTCATCATGCAGTCCACAGAGAGCCTGGTACAGATCACGCTTAACCGCGGCATGCTGCAATACGGCGGCGACCTGTACGTAGGCACGATGACGATCATCATCAGCGTGTGCCAGCTCTTTTCTACGCCTGTAAGCGGCTACACGAACGGCATGCAGCCGCTCATGAGCTTTAATTACGGCGCCTGCAAGATGGATCGCGTGCGCCGCACGTTCAAGCTGCTGCTCGTAAGCACCCTGTGCATTACCCACGCGGCGACGCTACTCACCATCTGCTTTCCGCGCGCATTCATACGCATGTTTACCTCTGACCCGCAGTTGATCGAACTGACGGTGCGCGGTATGCGCATCTATATGCTGGGAATCGGTATCTTCGGCATTCAGAATGCCTGTCAGGCTGCCTTCCTTTCGCTCGGACAGGCGCGCGTCTCGCTGTTTTTGGCGGTGCTGCGCAAGATCATCCTGCTGATTCCGTTGGCGATGATCCTGCCGCGCTTCATGGGAGTGACCGGCGTTTACACTGCGGAACCGATTGCGGACACGCTTTCCGCGATCACGGCAGGCGCGCTCTTTTACATCAATTTTCCGCGTATCCTGAATCGAAGAATGGAACAGAAGAATATGTAA